The proteins below come from a single Leishmania infantum JPCM5 genome chromosome 6 genomic window:
- the PUF5 gene encoding putative pumillio protein 5, which yields MSAGSKNFYASMVLKSNYPDAQPPTAMGAPPKKGPQPYRSPCYNSASANPTAASTLTQPFSLPTSLQSPQMLQAHVPRPTVLIPMAGHETIESSKQSGKIYTHNPYASTCTTPSACLSQSTSMESSSFTSPYITAMAPRTTAMTPPHSSCASTFPVYAASEGSCCEAGALANMLEDQFLSVLGNIPSTAMSSRGRHILLNVLWLQHMDKIQMIYDELLPQFNIIAMDQHGCHVARTLIEYISTPQMEALVPYIDPHVILQMATTTQHTRRVLQAIFEHHKSDALMPIVEVVTSDCQHLSVTQQGCIAIIRIIEYAKPAQKRTLISALVPLLSTLAKNQFGNYVVQCILKNMEGYVSLNDLVASFQGHWVELSCDKYSSNVMEKIVGMLQGSLRQRIVNELIFDVAHLQCLMQNSFGNYVLQAVIGSAVNQYEYGLIYDAVTPLLHTSPYGHRIEAKLKSRCDALYSKSAPAGTTPVDAMNK from the coding sequence ATGTCTGCCGGTTCGAAGAACTTCTACGCCTCGATGGTTTTGAAGTCGAACTACCCCGATGCCcagccgccgacggcgatgggGGCGCCACCGAAGAAAGGCCCCCAGCCGTATCGCAGCCCGTGCTACAACAGCGCATCGGCAaaccccaccgccgcctctaCGCTGACACAGCCTTTTTCGCTGCCCACGTCGCTGCAGAGCCCGCAGatgctgcaggcgcacgtTCCTCGCCCGACGGTGCTCATTCCGATGGCCGGCCACGAGACTATCGAATCCTCGAAGCAGTCGGGCAAGATATACACCCACAACCCCTACGCCTCTACCTGCACCACCCCGTCCGCGTGCCTCTCGCAGAGCACCAGTatggagagcagcagcttcacctcGCCCTACATCACTGCAATGGCACCTCGCACCACTGCcatgacgccgccgcactccagctgcgccagcaccttCCCGGTGTACGCCGCGTCGGAGGGCAGCTGCTGTGAGGCCGGCGCGCTGGCAAACATGCTGGAGGACCAGTTCCTTAGCGTCCTCGGCAACATTCCCTCGACGGCGATGTCGTCGCGTGGCCGCCATATTCTCCTCAACGTGCTCTGGCTGCAGCACATGGATAAGATTCAGATGATTTACGACGAGCTTTTGCCGCAGTTTAACATCATCGCGATGGACCAGCACGGCTGCCACGTGGCGCGCACGCTCATCGAATACATTTCGACCCCTCAAATGGAGGCGCTGGTGCCGTACATAGACCCACATGTCATTCTGCAGatggccaccaccacgcagcacacacgccgcgTTCTCCAGGCAATCTTCGAGCACCACAAGTCCGATGCGCTTATGCCGATCGTTGAGGTGGTGACGTCGGACTGCCAACATCTCTCGGTCACGCAGCAGGGGTGTATAGCGATCATTCGCATCATCGAGTACGCGAAGCCGGCACAGAAGCGGACGCTCATCAGCGCCCTTGTGCCGCTCCTCTCGACACTGGCTAAGAATCAGTTCGGCAACTACGTGGTGCAGTGCATCCTCAAGAACATGGAGGGGTACGTCTCGCTGAACGACTTGGTTGCAAGCTTCCAGGGGCACTGGGTGGAGCTGTCGTGTGACAAGTACAGCTCCAACGTGATGGAGAAGATTGTCGGGATGCTTCAGGGGAGCTTGCGCCAGCGCATTGTGAATGAGCTCATCTTCGATGTCGCGCACCTCCAGTGCCTCATGCAGAACAGCTTCGGCAACTACGTCCTGCAGGCTGTGATTGGCAGCGCGGTGAACCAGTACGAGTATGGGCTGATTTACGACGCCGTCACGCCGCTTTTGCACACGAGTCCGTACGGGCACCGGATCGAGGCGAAGCTGAAGAGTCGCTGTGACGCTCTCTACAGCAAGTCGGCCCCGGCAGGCACCACTCCAGTGGATGCCATGAACAAGTAG
- the putative ABCG1 gene encoding ATP-binding cassette protein subfamily G, member 1, translated as MPRLHNEQVHNGITTDAEDQQNISSNGHQTISSGEDNPQLHGSIVEFDSSTPLAIGVPNSYSLPLSWHRLSYSVGKKRILCGLTGTALPGRCLAILGSSGAGKTTFLNAICDRLASGGELKLSGRRQLGDCEFERHFRKAMGFVAQDDIISPLSTPYDALWFSLRTRRGTGRAETEERVQEMLSVLRLRHCRGTKVGIPGLEAGLSGGERKRCSIGIELICDPKILLLDEPTSGLDSVTSAKVVHLLRQLSRTGRTVIYTIHQPTAEVLSYFDDVMLMTQGRIAYHGTMAASLDYFESIGFPCPSKYTPTDYYMVLLQDSVTSKVLIKRWRKYLKNGPRTPHTAAVRFAKSRSESSAARFLDAYIVKFGSSPAVQLYELTRRRMMEISRDSLYLFSYTAQAIFFAAVVGLIFLNVRANVEGIQDRQGVLFLIVMNRVMSSTFIMINTFNNVRAVFMREQQAGAYSPLMFFLGRSFAEFPVQILAVLVESCILYWMVGLHRHPGSFFYYFGVIALLSQVATGLGFAISTSCPSLVVSSAMASVSFMLLSVGGGLFASTDRLRPYWYWLEKPSFMRHAYILVLRNELHNVPHIACDYYRWGDGYCINQPRDGRTVMRLLGFDGDAQSASVYMWVSLVIMFFLLRTISVIALVVAAREKT; from the coding sequence ATGCCCCGCTTACACAACGAACAGGTACACAACGGAATCACCACCGATGCGGAGGACCAACAGAATATCAGCAGCAACGGTCACCAGACCATCTCCTCTGGCGAGGACAACCCCCAGCTGCACGGCTCCATCGTTGAATTTGACTCCAGCACGCCACTTGCCATCGGCGTGCCGAACAGCtactcgctgccgctgtcgtggCACAGGCTTAGCTACAGCGTTGGCAAGAAGCGCATCCTGTGCGGGCTGACGgggacggcgctgcccgGGCGATGCCTCGCAATCCTCGGGTCGTCCGGTGCCGGCAAGACAACGTTCCTGAACGCGATCTGCGACCGACTAGCGTCTGGCGGTGAGCTGAAGCTGAGCGGGAGGCGCCAGCTGGGCGACTGTGAGTTCGAGCGGCACTTTCGCAAGGCGATGGGGTTCGTGGCGCAGGACGACATCatctcgccgctgtcgacgccGTACGACGCGCTGTGGttctcgctgcgcacgcggcgcgggACGGGCCgtgcggagacggaggagcgTGTGCAGGAGATGCTGAGTGTCCTGCGGTtgcggcactgccgcggcACGAAGGTCGGCATTCCCGGCCTGGAGGCTGGGCTGTCTGGTGGGGAGCGCAAGCGGTGCAGCATCGGGATCGAGCTGATCTGCGACCCGAAGATCCTGCTGCTTGATGAGCCGACGTCTGGGCTGGACTCCGTGACGTCCGCGAAGGtggtgcacctgctgcgccagctgtcGCGGACCGGCCGCACTGTGATCTACACGATCCATCAGCCGACTGCGGAGGTGCTGTCGTACTTCGACGACGTGATGCTGATGACGCAGGGCCGCATTGCGTACCACGGGACGATGGCTGCGTCGCTGGACTACTTCGAGTCCATCGGGTTCCCGTGCCCGAGCAAGTACACGCCGACGGACTACTacatggtgctgctgcaggacagCGTGACGAGCAAGGTCCTGATCAAGCGCTGGCGCAAGTACCTGAAGAACGGAcctcgcacgccgcacacTGCCGCTGTGCGTTTCGCGAAGAGCCGCAGTGAGTCGTCTGCTGCGCGGTTCCTGGATGCATACATTGTGAAGTTCGGCAGCTCGCCGGCTGTGCAGTTGTACGAGCTGACGCGGCGCAGGATGATGGAGATCTCGCGCGACTCCCTGTATCTGTTCTCGTACACGGCGCAGGCGatcttcttcgccgccgttgtgGGCCTGATCTTCTTGAATGTGCGGGCCAACGTAGAGGGAATTCAGGATCGCCAAGGCGTGCTGTTCTTGATCGTGATGAACCGTGTGATGAGCTCCACGTTCATCATGATCAATACGTTCAACAATGTGCGTGCCGTGTTCATGCGTGAGCAGCAAGCTGGTGCGTACTCGCCGCTGATGTTCTTCCTTGGCCGTAGTTTCGCCGAGTTTCCCGTACAGATTCTTGCAGTGCTGGTAGAGAGCTGCATCCTCTACTGGATGGTGGGGCTGCATCGTCATCCCGGCTCCTTCTTCTACTACTTTGGTGTGATTGCGTTGCTGTCGCAGGTGGCAACTGGTCTGGGCTTCGCGATCTCCACCTCGTGCCCGTCGCTTGTGGTGAGCTCTGCCATGGCGTCGGTTTCCTTTATGCTGTTGTCTGTAGGCGGTGGTCTGTTCGCAAGCACGGACCGTCTGCGCCCGTACTGGTACTGGTTGGAGAAGCCGTCCTTCATGCGCCACGCGTACATCCTCGTGCTGCGCAATGAGCTGCACAATGTTCCCCACATTGCGTGCGACTACTACCGCTGGGGCGACGGGTACTGCATCAACCAGCCGCGTGACGGACGCACGGTGATGCGTCTGCTTGGGTTTGATGGTGATGCGCAGTCGGCGAGCGTGTACATGTGGGTGTCGCTTGTGATTATGTTCTTCCTGCTCCGCACTATCAGCGTGAtcgcgctggtggtggctgctCGCGAGAAGACGTAG